In one window of Drosophila ananassae strain 14024-0371.13 chromosome XR, ASM1763931v2, whole genome shotgun sequence DNA:
- the LOC6505193 gene encoding uncharacterized protein LOC6505193 translates to MSSVEVEKHLKSPPEGAGSPGGAAAVAIKEDASETERLVKLITGMGYPEGEARLALAHSNNNVQRAIQILVEGHGDEEDAATRSHRRSRRRIRELRSSLLGNPATTDYVITQLMTQQSNARALTEMLNGGSAEAMKLLLAEEGEGLEEEQLGRALEPESQEDSNGEEVEEGEEEEEEE, encoded by the coding sequence ATGTCATCGGTTGAAGTGGAAAAACACCTGAAATCGCCGCCAGAAGGAGCTGGATCTCCGGGAGGCGCCGCTGCCGTGGCCATCAAGGAGGATGCCAGCGAAACGGAGCGCCTCGTGAAGCTGATCACCGGAATGGGCTATCCGGAGGGCGAGGCCCGTCTCGCTCTCGcccacagcaacaacaacgtgCAGCGCGCCATCCAGATCCTGGTGGAGGGTCATGGCGATGAGGAGGACGCCGCCACGCGCTCTCACCGTCGCAGTCGTCGGCGCATCCGGGAATTGCGCAGCAGCCTACTCGGTAATCCTGCCACCACCGATTACGTCATCACTCAGCTGATGACGCAGCAGAGCAACGCGAGAGCCCTAACGGAAATGCTAAACGGCGGCAGTGCGGAGGCCATGAAGCTGCTGCTGGCCGAGGAGGGTGAGGggctggaggaggagcagctggGAAGAGCTTTGGAGCCGGAATCCCAAGAAGACTCCAACGGAGAGGAGGTGGAAGAgggagaggaggaggaggaggaagagtaG